From Leishmania braziliensis MHOM/BR/75/M2904 complete genome, chromosome 35:
TTGCACGTGTGCGTTCGTGTATTTGTGTGTACACGAACACAGTAGAGGTACTGCGCCGGTGCGATTTATTCGGGGGAGTTACGTCATCAGGCtggaaaaaggaaaggcgcgcgtgcacaTACATATTTTACAAAGAAGGAAAGTCTGACGGCGAAGAGTTGGCGATAttgagcagcggcaacaacacaaaAAAAGGCCCGAACACCAAAAGGAAACACGAGTCTCGACGGAAGGCAGACCCCGATTTGTGCTTGTGCTTatctgtgtctgtgtgtgtgtgtgtgtgtgtgtgtgtgtgtccatACAggctctttcttcttccttcatTTTTGCACGTGACGTTCCTCATACACTCGTTTTACGAGCTCTTTCGTTGTACCGTTTGCTCTCGTTCCAGGCCCATTTTCCTTTCCCTATTTATCGTTGCGGTCTCCGTACACGGTGTGCGAGCGTCCGTGCGTGCACGTTTTTTGTTTCCGTCGCTGTGAGTATATGAGCTCTTTTTTGTGAGCGcgtctttctctgtctctctgcaTGCTCTGCGCTCAAGTCTTGCCCCCACCGTTTCTTTTGGTGTGTtagtgtatgtatgtgtgtgtgtgtgtgtgtgtctttgcaTTAGTATCTAGAGCTTTCACTTTTTTCCGCTTCTTCGTTCATTTTGTCGTAGTCTCGGCTGCCTTGGTCGTGGGTGGCCACCCGTTGACGTGCATATAAAGTGCGTGtctgttgtttgtttgtgtgtgtgcgtgtgtctcctttctccctctttttctctcacGTACTTCTCTTTTTGTCGCCGCCCGTGCTCtacttcttttccttccctgtTGTTTTGATACTTTACTTGCCTTTTGGCCTGTACTCGTGCCTCTTTGTGGTccgcgccgccgtcttcGACGTGTTCATCTCGTTGTCTGCACGGGAGCCACTTCGTGTGTACCGCGATCTCACGccgcctccttttttttgccttttcgcCGTTTGCGTTTTGCTCTAGCCCCGCGGAAAGACGTCGAGGCGGGGTGACCACGTTATCCGTGATCTCGAGCTCTCTTTATTTCACTTCACAGGCGCTTGTGCAGTCGAAtatctgtctctctctctctagttAGGTCGTACGCGCGGCACTCATGGAGCCTCATCAGCCCTTTATGTACGGAGGGCCGCAGCCCCCCTGCACGAACGGCCGCTATCCGACGCCAACGTACGTGTACTCTCACCGTGGTCGCATGACAATGGGCCCATCGCTCGCGCAGGCGTATCGCTCTTCTAGCATGGGCGGCGCGGCACCTACGATGGCGAACggacagccgcagcatcaCCAGCGGGGTGTGAACATGAACAGAGGGGTCCTGCCGGCCCTCCATGGGACACACATGTTGGCACACAATAGAATGTCCATAGGGCAGAGCAACGGCGTTGCACCAGTGCCGATGCAGCCGCCAGCGGTGCCAGGGGCTAGTTACATGCGTCGCTCCGCTGGACCGATGCGGTCACATCCGATGGGGTACCTGGGCAATGGCACCTACCTACGCGGCATGCGGATGGGCGTCAGGTCTACCGGCGGGCCGTCTTTCCAGAACGGAGTGAACGGTACCGGAGGTGGCACCATGCATAGGAACGGCGTGATAATCAACGAGATACAGAACGGCGGTATGGTGAACAGGCGTAGTGAGGTGCCACTGAAGTCTGttggcagcggcgttgcgCAACGCACTGCAAACCTGCCGACTCTCCCGCGCAGTAGTGGATCCATGCAGAGTCTGCAGAGCGATCTCTACCctgtgccgccgtcgccCATGATCCACGTCAGCTTTCAGAATAGCATGATGATACCAGCGTACAGCGGCGGTTATGGGCAGCTGAATGCCAATGGTGTGAGAGGCAACTGCCGCGAGCTGAACAGAATGGGCGTAGGCGGCACTGTGACTATCGTGCAGGCCGACGACGGCACGATGCGCGACGTGGACTCCATAACGCCGAGCGTGTCCCCCAGCAACAATGTGCAGAATGGGTGCCACGTGAACACCCCGTCGCTAAGGCGGGGCGACGAGGGCACTGGGCTtacgccaacgccgccgtcgctgcgctTCTTGACGAGctacgaggaggaagaggtgaaggacTATCTGCCGAGTGTGTACTTTGGTGGGACAGAGCAGTGTAAGAAGATTCACGGCGTCCGCGGCACCGAGAAGAACGACGGCTACGATGACGACAACTTCCACTaccgcgtcgtcgtcggcgacCACTTGCTGTACCGATACGAAGTGGTGAGGGTACTAGGCCAAGGCACCTTCGGCATCGTTGTGCGCGCGCTCGATCACAAATACCACCGCCTTGTAGCCGTGAAAGTTATCAAGAACAAACCGAACTACACGAAACAGGCTCGCGAGGAAATCAATACACTAGAGCTGCTGAACAGGGACGACCCCGATGACGAGGCGAACATTGTTCGCCTGCTTGGGTCCCACATCTTCCGCAAGCACTATATCTTGGTTTTTGAATTGCTGCCTTCCGACCTCTACGCAATCATTCAGAGAAATAAGTTCCGGCCCATGTCGCGCGACTTTATCTACGAGCTgtcggagcagctgctcaccgcccttgtgcacgtgcgcgaACACAAGATTGTGCACTGCGACTTGAAGCCAGAGAACATTATGATCTCTTACAGCGGCTGCAACTCCAAATTGGTAGGAGACTCAGCCGATTTTTCTTTGAAGTTGATTGACTTTGGCTCCGCCTGTGAGGAGAGTCGGCCTCTCTTCACCTACATCCAGTCACGCTACTACCGTGCACCGGAGATCGTGCTTGGTATTCCGTACACGACGGCCATTGACATGTGGAGCTTTGGCTGTGTGCTGTGCGAGCTTGCCAACGGCTATCCAATTTTCCCGGCAAGCTGTGAGggggagctgctggagcgcatcGTGGAGTACTTTGGGACCATTCCGTTGTACCTCGTGAAACAGGGTCGCCGCGCCGATCGCTTCTTTGAAGATGGCCAGATGAAATACAACCTAGGCAAGAAACGTGCCCCGCATGCGCCGCATAGCCGAGTGCTAGGGAACTTCTTGAAAATCGGCCGGAGTCACGAGGACCAGCTCTTCGAGGACTTTGTTGCTAAATGTTTGCACCTCGACGCGCGGCAGCGACTCACGCCAGAGACAGCACTAGAGCACCCGTGGATAGATTTCTGGCGAGGCAGCGGGAGTAGCATGAGCACAGCGTCGCTTTCCGACTCTTCTTGCTCCCTGTCTTGCTAACGCCACTATGTCTTCTCTCCCAATGGCCACGGGTGTACACAGGAGTAGCTGGGAGCAGGCATAGGCACTCCTGCTGGAAAAGGATGCATGCAATCAGCATAGAGGCGATGAGGCTAGGGCGACCGGAAGAAGAACCGCTACGGAGCTCCTCTATCCTACTCCTCTGTCTCAGGGTGGAGGGTGACGTGGTTCAGAGTGTGATGTTGGTATCCTTCAgctgcgttgctgctgtacCGGTGGACGCTACAAGTGGTGGCATCTTCTCAGGAGGGAGCCCAGTCACTGACGAAACGACGTATTGGAACTGCGCactacgtctctctctctctctatttctgcatatgcgtgcgtgtgcttctttatttgaatgtgtgtgtgtgtgtgtttcttttttcccttctctcgttctctttcctccttcctttccgCTCCGGTGTCTGCGCGTTTCGTCTGGGTGActgtgactgtgtgtgtgtgtgtgtgtgtgctttgctccttttcgtttttttctcttcccatCTGTTTTAGTATCCTCCCTCCTTTGGTGCTTTTATGTGAACATGACGCCTACCCCTCTCGCAGTGCTTTTCGcgttttttccttttttttttttataaTTTGTCTCGCTCTATTCTGCCTGATTATATCGTCTTATTATTATTATCAGTATCATTCTCTTTTATCTTGTCATCCGCCATCGCTGTCTACCCCTTCCCGTGTGTGCCCCgacttcttcctcctttcgcCCACTTGTCAGTTTCTTCCCagtgtatgtgtgcttgTCCACTCATCTGTGTGCAGATTAGGGAGGTTGTAGTGGCTTCGTTGAATGACTGCGCTGAGATACGATTGATATACACGCCCTtttgccctcccctctttccctttcccctccccctcatccTGCGTGCGGTTTCTGCTCACGTCAGCATCAGCATTATCGAGGCTCAGCACAGGTAAGGTGACGGGTTAGAGGACAGGTGGAGAGCAAAGGTGCTGGTTGGCCTTCCCGTTtatctcctctcttctctttccagGCTTCTGATGCGTCGTTTCTCCAATgccccttctttccctttgattctctcttgctcttgcACTCTTTGGTCGCTTCTCACAGGAGCGCTGCTGAACTACGATGTTGCgatggtggcagcagcggcgagcacTGCCAGTCCACACATATacactcctcctccactttttctctccttagTATGAATTCTGTGGCTGCACACGGAGTTGAGCGATATCGAGAAGGGGCCGAAGGatagaaaaaaaggagagcaaaaaaaaggcacGTTTGGATAGCAGGAGAAAACGGTGCTTGCGATTCTTTTCTTTTGGCTCTCTCGGCGTTATGCCAGCTGCAAGTTGTGCACTTGAACACAAGTGACCCACCCgctcttcctttctctctctccctcttgcaTACCCTCgcgcgcagacgcacagcTGCCGTTGGAGGcgctttttcctttgttatactcctccccccctcttcttgctTTCATTCCGCTCCGGACACCTTTTTGGGGCAGATcatgtgtgcctgcgtgcctATGCATGTTTTGACATTTACTGGGCCAGCTTGACCCCCTCTTACCCCATTGTAGCTCCTTCGGTCATTTCAGGCCTCGAGGAATCGAGTCATCGTAAGCGTTtgctctttccccccccAACACCCTTCATTAGTCACGACGACAGGGATCCTTGGGGTGGCAGAAAAATGAGGATACTCACGTCTACCTCTTCGTGTGTAGTGTTATCCAATGGTGTCTTGAAAGCAACAGCATTCTCATTGATTAGCTCTACCAGCGCTGGAGGTGTCGATGGCGCGATCAGTGGGGATACCGGTTTGATTTACTCTTCCACGGCAATAGGAAACTTGTCAGCCAGGAAGGCTTGAAGAGATGCACTGGTATACATGattgcttctctttcggtatcattctctctccgttTATTCTTTTCTGTGCTTTGCATCGGCTTCCTGGGCAAatatgtgtgtgtcgagTGTATTTCTTCTCCcaatgtttttttttttttttcacatTTTCTTTCTGAGATTCTCCTGTTTGGCTGGCTCTNNNNNNNNNNNNNNNNNNNNNNNNNNNNNNNNNNNNNNNNNNNNNNNNNNNNNNNNNNNNNNNNNNNNNNNNNNNNNNNNNNNNNNNNNNNNNNNNNNNNTGCGTCCTGGCAGATGAATACACCTAGGCAAGAAACGTGCCCCGCATGCGCCGCATAGCCGAGTGCTAGGGAACTTCTTGAAAATCGGCCGGAGTCACGAGGACCAGCTCTTCGAGGACTTTGTTGCTAAATGTTTGCACCTCGACGCGCGGCAGCGACTCACGCCAGAGACAGCACTAGAGCACCCGTGGATAGATTTCTGGCGAGGCAGCGGGAGTAGCATGAGCACAGCGTCGCTTTCCGACTCTTCTTGCTCCCTGTCTTGCTAACGCCACTATGTCTTCTCTCCCAATGGCCACGGGTGTACACAGGAGTAGCTGGGAGCAGACATAGGCACTCCTGCTGGAAAAGGATGCATGCAATCAGCATAGAGGCGATGAGGCTAGGGCGACCGGAAGAAGAACCGCTACGGAGCTCCTCTATCCTACTCCTCTGTCTCAGGGTGGAGGGTGACGTGGTTCAGAGTGTGATGTTGGTATCCTTCAgctgcgttgctgctgtacCGGTGGACGCTACAAGTGGTGGCATCTTCTCAGGAGGGAGCCCAGTCACTGACGAAACGACGTATTGGAACTGCGCactacgtctctctctctctatttctgcatatgcgtgcgtgtgcttctttatttgaatgtgtgtgtgtgtgtgtt
This genomic window contains:
- a CDS encoding protein kinase-like protein, which encodes MRMGVRSTGGPSFQNGVNGTGGGTMHRNGVIINEIQNGGMVNRRSEVPLKSVGSGVAQRTANLPTLPRSSGSMQSLQSDLYPVPPSPMIHVSFQNSMMIPAYSGGYGQLNANGVRGNCRELNRMGVGGTVTIVQADDGTMRDVDSITPSVSPSNNVQNGCHVNTPSLRRGDEGTGLTPTPPSLRFLTSYEEEEVKDYLPSVYFGGTEQCKKIHGVRGTEKNDGYDDDNFHYRVVVGDHLLYRYEVVRVLGQGTFGIVVRALDHKYHRLVAVKVIKNKPNYTKQAREEINTLELLNRDDPDDEANIVRLLGSHIFRKHYILVFELLPSDLYAIIQRNKFRPMSRDFIYELSEQLLTALVHVREHKIVHCDLKPENIMISYSGCNSKLVGDSADFSLKLIDFGSACEESRPLFTYIQSRYYRAPEIVLGIPYTTAIDMWSFGCVLCELANGYPIFPASCEGELLERIVEYFGTIPLYLVKQGRRADRFFEDGQMKYNLGKKRAPHAPHSRVLGNFLKIGRSHEDQLFEDFVAKCLHLDARQRLTPETALEHPWIDFWRGSGSSMSTASLSDSSCSLSC